A stretch of the Nicotiana tabacum cultivar K326 chromosome 6, ASM71507v2, whole genome shotgun sequence genome encodes the following:
- the LOC107798073 gene encoding putative gamma-glutamylcyclotransferase At3g02910, producing the protein MGAEEAEKKTIIFTYGTLKRGFSNHVLLQDMIAAGDASFLGVYQTADRLPLVCGPYRVPFLLNFPGSGERVWGELYAVSARGLVRMDELEGITRAHYERLPIKVQQQAQAQPEVTTAEAYYAHRNYAEALWKRNGEKGYSCYSEKEAKGYVKRKDRPQHLTFLEQIGLFISSSADQKDNPNSCYCNKHLPAASVPINLVNH; encoded by the coding sequence ATGGGGGCTGAAGAGGCAGAGAAAAAGACCATCATCTTCACCTACGGAACACTAAAAAGGGGATTCTCAAATCACGTGCTGTTACAGGACATGATTGCCGCCGGCGACGCTTCTTTTCTCGGCGTTTATCAAACCGCCGATCGTCTTCCCCTTGTTTGTGGGCCCTACAGGGTACCTTTCCTTCTCAATTTCCCGGGCTCCGGCGAGCGCGTGTGGGGCGAGCTGTACGCGGTTTCCGCGCGTGGGTTGGTTCGTATGGACGAACTGGAAGGAATTACTCGGGCCCATTACGAGAGGCTACCCATCAAAGTCCAACAACAGGCCCAGGCCCAGCCCGAGGTAACGACGGCGGAAGCGTATTATGCACACAGAAATTATGCGGAGGCGCTGTGGAAGAGGAATGGGGAAAAGGGTTACAGTTGTTATTCTGAGAAAGAGGCGAAAGGGTACGTGAAACGTAAAGATAGGCCTCAACATTTGACATTTTTGGAGCAAATTGGGCTTTTTATTTCTTCATCAGCAGATCAAAAAGATAATCCCAATTCTTGTTATTGCAACAAACATCTTCCAGCTGCTTCAGTTCCTATTAATCTTGTTAATCATTAA